In a genomic window of Helicobacter pylori NQ4053:
- a CDS encoding DASS family sodium-coupled anion symporter, protein MIKQTLSIFAPFLIAALLYFLGAPDGLNPNAWLYFCIFMGMIIGLILEPVPSGLIALSALVLCIALKIGASSEVASANKAISWGLSGYANKTVWLVFVAFILGLGYEKSLLGKRIALLLIRFLGQTPLGLGYAISLSELCLAPFIPSNSARSGGILYPIVSSIPPLMGSTPNNNPNKIGAYLMWVALASTCITSSMFLTALAPNPLAMEIATKMGVNEISWFSWFLAFLPCGVVLILLVPLLAYKTCKPTLKGSKEVSLWAKKELESMGRFSLKEILMLSLTLLALLGWIFGKPLGLHASATALITMVLMAFCKIVSYEDIIKNKSAFNIFLLLGSLLTMAGGLKNVGFLNFIGNAAQNFLEHAHLDPLIAVLFIVALFYLSHYFFASITAHVSALFALFVGIGSHIQGVNLQELSLFLMLSLGIMGILTPYGTGPSTIYYGSGYIPSKDFWKLGFIFGFVYLIVFLSVCAPWVKFIAYRWL, encoded by the coding sequence ATGATTAAACAAACCCTCTCAATCTTTGCCCCTTTTCTCATCGCAGCATTATTGTATTTTTTAGGCGCACCGGATGGGCTAAACCCTAACGCATGGCTTTATTTTTGTATTTTCATGGGCATGATTATAGGGCTAATTTTAGAGCCGGTGCCATCAGGTTTGATAGCGTTGAGCGCGTTAGTGTTGTGTATAGCGTTAAAAATTGGGGCGAGCAGTGAAGTAGCGAGCGCTAATAAAGCCATTTCGTGGGGTTTGAGCGGGTATGCGAATAAAACGGTGTGGCTTGTGTTTGTCGCTTTTATTTTGGGTTTAGGGTATGAAAAAAGCTTGTTAGGGAAACGGATCGCTCTTTTACTGATTAGGTTTTTAGGGCAAACCCCTTTAGGTTTGGGCTATGCGATCAGCTTGAGCGAATTGTGTCTAGCCCCCTTTATCCCTAGCAACTCCGCTAGAAGTGGGGGCATACTCTATCCCATAGTTTCTTCTATCCCGCCCTTAATGGGTTCTACCCCAAACAATAACCCTAACAAAATCGGCGCGTATTTGATGTGGGTCGCTTTGGCTTCAACTTGCATCACTTCGTCCATGTTTTTAACCGCGCTCGCTCCTAACCCCTTAGCAATGGAAATCGCTACCAAAATGGGGGTGAATGAAATCTCATGGTTTTCGTGGTTTTTAGCGTTCTTGCCTTGTGGGGTGGTTTTGATCTTGCTTGTGCCTTTATTGGCGTATAAAACCTGCAAACCCACCTTAAAAGGCTCAAAAGAAGTGAGTTTGTGGGCTAAAAAAGAGTTAGAAAGCATGGGGAGGTTTTCTTTAAAAGAAATTTTAATGCTCAGCCTCACTTTATTGGCTTTACTGGGTTGGATTTTTGGCAAACCTTTAGGCTTGCATGCGAGCGCGACGGCTTTGATTACCATGGTGTTAATGGCGTTTTGTAAGATCGTAAGCTATGAAGACATCATTAAAAACAAGAGCGCGTTCAATATTTTTTTATTACTGGGATCGCTACTCACGATGGCTGGCGGGCTTAAAAATGTGGGTTTTTTAAATTTTATTGGCAATGCGGCCCAAAATTTTTTAGAGCATGCTCACTTGGATCCGTTAATAGCGGTATTGTTTATTGTAGCCTTATTCTATCTGTCGCACTATTTTTTCGCTAGCATCACCGCTCATGTGAGCGCGTTATTCGCACTTTTTGTAGGGATTGGTTCGCATATTCAAGGGGTCAATTTGCAAGAATTGAGCTTGTTTTTAATGCTTTCTTTAGGGATTATGGGGATTTTAACCCCCTATGGCACAGGCCCATCCACCATTTATTACGGGAGCGGGTATATTCCAAGCAAGGATTTTTGGAAATTAGGGTTTATTTTTGGCTTTGTGTATTTAATCGTGTTTTTAAGCGTGTGCGCACCTTGGGTTAAATTCATCGCTTATAGGTGGTTGTAG